A stretch of DNA from Allomeiothermus silvanus DSM 9946:
CAGGGCGGGAAGGCGGATGAGTTGGGGAAACTCCCGGCGCAACACGTGCGAGGTGTAGCCCTTCAGGCGGTGGGCGACCTGGTTAGGGGCCACGTCGGGGTCTACCGAAATGAACAGGTGTACGTGGTCGGGCATGATTTCCAGGGCGATGATTTCCCAGCCTAGTTTAGCGGTCTTCTCCCTAAGCAGAATATCCAAGCGCTCGGCCAACGGTCCTACCAGAATCTTGCGGCGGCGCTTGGGCACGAAAACGAAGTGGTAACGCAGCAGCGAGACG
This window harbors:
- the tnpA gene encoding IS200/IS605 family transposase; protein product: MPTAYKHKNTSVSLLRYHFVFVPKRRRKILVGPLAERLDILLREKTAKLGWEIIALEIMPDHVHLFISVDPDVAPNQVAHRLKGYTSHVLRREFPQLIRLPALWTRSYFVSTAGMVSSKTIEQYIAAQKTRD